The proteins below come from a single Plantactinospora sp. KBS50 genomic window:
- a CDS encoding general stress protein, with amino-acid sequence MTRNTTPGWVPTPSGASTSTFPPGPTGRPISPPSGDGGPQNGRASVTIGSYPDYVSAQQAVDYLADNRFPVEHTAIVGTNLRLVESVLGRMSTGRAALAGAGTGAWFGLFIGLLFGIFTAGNWLAIIVIALIIGAIWGAIFGAIAHAMTGGRRDFSSASSLQASEYAVTADADFAEQARQMLSRLNWQPMRPPEAAH; translated from the coding sequence ATGACCAGGAACACCACACCGGGCTGGGTGCCGACACCGTCGGGCGCCAGCACCAGCACGTTCCCGCCCGGGCCGACCGGCCGGCCGATCAGCCCGCCCAGCGGCGACGGTGGCCCGCAGAACGGTCGGGCCAGCGTGACGATCGGGTCGTACCCGGACTACGTGTCGGCGCAGCAGGCGGTGGACTACCTGGCGGACAATCGGTTCCCGGTGGAGCACACGGCGATCGTCGGGACGAACCTGCGGCTGGTGGAGAGCGTGCTGGGCCGGATGAGCACCGGTCGGGCGGCCCTGGCCGGCGCCGGCACCGGTGCCTGGTTCGGACTCTTCATCGGCCTGCTGTTCGGCATCTTCACGGCCGGCAACTGGCTGGCGATCATCGTGATCGCGCTGATCATCGGCGCCATCTGGGGGGCCATCTTCGGGGCGATCGCGCACGCGATGACCGGTGGACGCCGGGACTTCAGCTCCGCGAGTTCGCTCCAGGCCAGCGAGTACGCGGTGACCGCCGACGCCGACTTCGCCGAGCAGGCCAGGCAGATGTTGAGCCGGCTGAACTGGCAGCCGATGCGCCCGCCCGAGGCGGCGCACTGA
- a CDS encoding DUF6401 family natural product biosynthesis protein — MRAFAAVGRRSRRRPAPPSLAALLSSFGAAGLVAAGTRPGLLAAVDQHAAAVRDGIGGAPADPAAGPPTPTLLAAYADGVRTAAAEHGWRPPAGPVNWSDPDWVLLRLLAVCALARDAGVRT, encoded by the coding sequence ATGAGAGCCTTCGCCGCGGTGGGCCGCCGGTCCCGCCGCCGTCCGGCACCGCCGTCGCTCGCCGCCCTGCTGTCGTCGTTCGGCGCGGCCGGGCTGGTCGCCGCGGGCACCCGGCCGGGGCTGCTGGCCGCGGTCGACCAGCACGCGGCCGCGGTCCGGGACGGGATCGGCGGGGCGCCGGCGGACCCGGCGGCGGGACCGCCGACGCCCACGCTGCTCGCGGCGTACGCCGACGGCGTGCGGACCGCCGCCGCCGAGCACGGCTGGCGGCCGCCGGCCGGCCCGGTGAACTGGTCCGACCCGGACTGGGTGCTGCTGCGGCTGCTGGCGGTCTGCGCGCTCGCCCGGGACGCCGGCGTCCGGACCTGA
- a CDS encoding ATP-binding SpoIIE family protein phosphatase, with amino-acid sequence MSGTAGRTPAPTAPVAPVPRPGAVTPAGRAWPDAQLGPAQEWPPALRTAVQLALDAAVPMAVACGPEHRLVYNDAFAALIGTYHPAAFGRPGAEGLAREWRRPGVGDAVERVYRTGEPGQEPEQVFPVDGADPTRPEYRVFARGHSPVRDERGAVLGVLIVAVETAQMTQRLRNLGELTTALSGSLTLNDVARVALRYALASFDAEQVAFGVDDGPAWRLVRRVRSDQLDEVDERLPPLWRHHPEDSPAPLVDTARSGQPVFVADGRPLQATAADRHDQLVRALAALPLRTPSLRGALTVGYRDPHGWAPAERALLAAAAELVAQAAERARRFENQHGTAQLLQRSMLPDNLPDLPQLRLAARYEPGVDGNAAGGDFYDAFRLSEGELAVVLGDVAGHDVQAAAVMGQVRAALRALALADPEPAGVLRGLDRLVSSLGAEASSDELFVTVVYGVIEPNDGRMRIASAGHPAPLLRRVGPDGVAAAEYLDIPPGAPLGLGGRRTATAVRLAAGDTLLLYSDGVIERRQQGLGAGFDRLAAVVGGAPAGDPRTLCSVASTAVPGATEDDVAVLAVELAVSPSRSAVMEVPAEPTAPGRVRHWMTDQLAEWRVPEQVIGAAVLCTSELTTNALLHAGTAARVEIDLTPERLLVSVADSGTRGRVVRAHTDTLSSRGRGLGLIEQLSDAWGTDPTVRGSTVWFEMLIPPAGSRIGGADPG; translated from the coding sequence ATGTCAGGTACGGCAGGGCGGACGCCGGCGCCCACCGCCCCGGTGGCCCCGGTGCCGCGTCCGGGCGCGGTCACGCCGGCCGGCCGGGCCTGGCCGGACGCCCAGCTCGGCCCCGCGCAGGAGTGGCCGCCCGCGCTGCGTACCGCCGTGCAGCTGGCGCTGGACGCCGCCGTACCGATGGCCGTGGCCTGCGGCCCGGAGCACCGCCTGGTCTACAACGACGCGTTCGCCGCGCTGATCGGGACGTACCACCCGGCGGCCTTCGGCCGGCCCGGCGCCGAGGGTCTGGCGCGGGAGTGGCGGCGGCCCGGGGTCGGCGACGCGGTGGAGCGGGTCTACCGCACCGGCGAGCCGGGCCAGGAACCCGAACAGGTCTTCCCGGTCGACGGCGCCGACCCCACCCGCCCGGAGTACCGGGTCTTCGCCCGCGGCCACTCCCCGGTCCGGGACGAGCGGGGCGCCGTCCTCGGCGTCCTCATCGTGGCCGTGGAGACGGCGCAGATGACCCAGCGGCTGCGCAACCTCGGCGAACTCACCACCGCGCTGTCCGGCAGCCTGACCCTGAACGACGTGGCCCGGGTGGCGCTGCGGTACGCGCTGGCCTCCTTCGATGCTGAGCAGGTGGCCTTCGGGGTCGACGACGGGCCGGCCTGGCGGCTGGTGCGTCGGGTCCGCAGCGACCAGCTGGACGAGGTGGACGAGCGCCTCCCACCGCTGTGGCGGCACCACCCGGAGGACTCCCCCGCACCGCTGGTGGACACCGCCCGCAGCGGGCAACCGGTCTTCGTGGCCGACGGTCGGCCGTTGCAGGCGACCGCGGCCGACCGGCACGACCAACTGGTCCGCGCGCTCGCCGCGCTGCCGCTGCGTACGCCGTCGCTGCGCGGCGCGCTCACCGTCGGTTACCGGGATCCGCACGGTTGGGCCCCGGCGGAGCGCGCGCTGCTGGCCGCCGCGGCCGAGTTGGTGGCCCAGGCGGCGGAGCGGGCCAGGCGGTTCGAGAACCAGCACGGCACCGCCCAGCTCCTGCAACGCAGCATGCTGCCGGACAACCTGCCCGATCTGCCCCAGCTCCGGCTGGCCGCCCGGTACGAGCCGGGCGTCGACGGCAACGCGGCCGGCGGCGACTTCTACGACGCTTTCCGGCTCTCCGAGGGCGAGCTGGCCGTCGTCCTGGGCGATGTCGCGGGCCACGACGTGCAGGCCGCGGCGGTGATGGGCCAGGTACGGGCGGCGCTGCGCGCCCTGGCGCTCGCCGACCCCGAGCCGGCCGGCGTGCTGCGCGGGCTGGACCGGCTGGTGTCCAGCCTGGGCGCCGAGGCCAGCAGCGACGAACTGTTCGTGACGGTCGTGTACGGCGTGATCGAGCCGAACGACGGGCGGATGCGCATCGCCAGCGCCGGCCACCCGGCGCCGCTGCTGCGCCGGGTCGGGCCGGACGGTGTCGCCGCCGCCGAGTACCTGGACATCCCGCCGGGGGCGCCGCTCGGGCTCGGCGGCCGGCGCACCGCCACCGCCGTACGGCTGGCCGCCGGCGACACGCTGCTGCTGTACAGCGACGGGGTGATCGAGCGCCGCCAGCAGGGCCTGGGCGCCGGGTTCGACCGGCTGGCGGCGGTGGTGGGCGGCGCACCGGCCGGTGACCCGCGCACCCTGTGCTCGGTGGCCAGCACGGCGGTGCCCGGCGCCACCGAGGACGACGTGGCGGTGCTCGCGGTCGAACTCGCGGTCTCGCCGAGCCGGTCCGCGGTGATGGAGGTGCCGGCCGAGCCGACGGCGCCGGGCCGGGTGCGGCACTGGATGACCGACCAGCTCGCCGAGTGGCGGGTGCCGGAGCAGGTGATCGGCGCCGCGGTGCTCTGCACCAGCGAGCTGACCACCAACGCCCTGCTGCACGCGGGGACGGCCGCCCGGGTCGAGATCGACCTGACCCCGGAGCGGCTGCTGGTGTCGGTGGCCGACAGCGGCACCCGCGGCCGGGTGGTACGCGCGCACACCGACACGCTGAGCAGCCGCGGCCGGGGGCTGGGTCTCATCGAGCAGCTCAGCGACGCCTGGGGCACCGACCCGACGGTCCGCGGCTCGACCGTGTGGTTCGAGATGCTGATCCCACCCGCCGGATCGCGCATCGGCGGTGCGGACCCGGGGTAG
- a CDS encoding NAD(P)/FAD-dependent oxidoreductase, with amino-acid sequence MLVVGAGIAGVSCARELAAAGVPVRIRERARVPGGRMASRRFDGRPADLGAAYFTVSDPDFAAVVRRWAAAGLAREWTDTFVAYDATGRTERPGPVRWAAPGGLRSLVTQLAGGLDVTTDRLVTMVEPGPLVDSEPVEAVVLAMPGPQAARLLDTPLAAAVRATRARRWAPSLAAVLRYPRRSWVDFAGAFVNDHPVLATVCDDGDRRGDRAPVLVAHTTAEFAGRYLPQPSLAGPEIDRAVRDLLALPDPAAEVFVHRWTYARPEPAAAADPEAADPAAADAAVTDAAVTDAAVTDPGAADSGGAGYHLDDDGIGLAGDAFGTPKVQTAWCSGRALGRALAARLR; translated from the coding sequence GTGCTGGTGGTCGGGGCCGGCATCGCGGGCGTGTCCTGCGCCCGGGAACTGGCCGCGGCGGGCGTACCGGTGCGGATCCGTGAGCGGGCGCGGGTGCCCGGCGGCCGGATGGCCAGCCGGCGGTTCGACGGGCGCCCCGCGGACCTCGGCGCGGCGTACTTCACGGTCAGCGACCCGGACTTCGCCGCGGTGGTCCGGCGGTGGGCCGCCGCCGGGCTGGCCCGGGAGTGGACCGACACCTTCGTCGCGTACGACGCCACCGGCCGCACCGAGCGGCCCGGTCCGGTGCGCTGGGCGGCCCCGGGCGGCCTGCGCAGCCTGGTCACACAGCTTGCCGGCGGGCTGGACGTGACGACGGACCGGCTGGTCACCATGGTGGAGCCGGGACCGCTGGTGGACTCCGAACCGGTCGAGGCGGTGGTGCTGGCCATGCCCGGCCCACAGGCCGCCCGGCTGCTCGACACCCCTCTCGCCGCCGCCGTGCGGGCCACCCGGGCGCGGCGCTGGGCACCCAGCCTCGCGGCGGTGCTCCGCTATCCGCGACGGTCGTGGGTGGACTTCGCCGGCGCCTTCGTGAACGACCATCCCGTGCTCGCCACCGTCTGCGACGACGGGGACCGCCGCGGCGACCGGGCGCCGGTGCTGGTGGCGCACACGACCGCGGAGTTCGCCGGCCGGTACCTGCCCCAGCCGAGCCTGGCCGGCCCGGAGATCGACCGTGCGGTCCGGGACCTGCTGGCCCTGCCGGATCCGGCGGCCGAGGTCTTCGTGCACCGGTGGACGTACGCCCGTCCGGAGCCGGCCGCGGCCGCGGACCCTGAGGCCGCCGACCCGGCCGCCGCCGACGCTGCGGTCACCGACGCTGCGGTCACCGACGCTGCGGTCACCGACCCGGGCGCCGCGGATTCCGGCGGCGCCGGGTACCACCTGGACGACGACGGCATCGGCCTGGCCGGCGACGCGTTCGGTACGCCAAAGGTGCAGACCGCCTGGTGTTCCGGCCGAGCCCTCGGGAGGGCGCTCGCCGCCCGGTTGCGCTGA
- a CDS encoding sodium:proton antiporter has translation MDLVDLGFALAGLAALLAGVLPRLVEHRPLSMPIAFLGLGMLLFLLPTGLPRPDPLTGPALTTHLTEVGVIVALMGAGLKIDRPLGWRAWSATGRLLAVAMPLCIGAVALLGWWWAGLVPAAALLLGSALAPTDPVLASDVQVGEPTDVEDSEDEVRFALTSEAGLNDGLAFPFVYAAIAIASAGLAPSGWVAHWLTVDVLYRLAVGVGGGLLIGWLLGKLFFRAPSETLRLARHAEGFLVLAATFLAYGLVEVAGGYGFLAVFVAARAIRSAERSHEFHQVLHDFAEQVERLLTVLLLLLFGGAVVGGLLAPITWPAAAVGLALVLVVRPVAAWLSLRGTPGRPAEHWVIALFGIRGVGSFYYLAYAMSHVRFPQADLLWATVGLVVVVSVVGHGVAATPVMRWLDRRGERSTPAAAGREPAESAA, from the coding sequence GTGGACCTGGTCGATCTGGGGTTCGCCCTCGCCGGACTGGCGGCGCTGCTGGCCGGGGTGCTGCCCCGGCTGGTGGAGCACCGCCCGCTGTCCATGCCGATCGCCTTCCTCGGCCTGGGCATGCTGCTGTTCCTGCTGCCGACCGGGCTGCCCCGGCCCGACCCGCTGACCGGTCCGGCGCTGACCACCCATCTGACCGAGGTGGGGGTCATCGTGGCGCTGATGGGCGCCGGTCTCAAGATCGACCGGCCGCTCGGCTGGCGCGCCTGGTCGGCCACCGGTCGCCTGCTGGCGGTGGCCATGCCGCTGTGCATCGGCGCGGTCGCGCTGCTCGGCTGGTGGTGGGCCGGCCTGGTGCCGGCCGCCGCGCTGCTGCTGGGCTCCGCGCTCGCGCCGACCGACCCGGTGCTCGCATCGGACGTGCAGGTCGGCGAGCCCACCGACGTGGAGGACTCCGAGGACGAGGTGCGGTTCGCGCTCACCTCCGAGGCCGGCCTGAACGACGGGCTGGCCTTCCCCTTCGTGTACGCGGCCATCGCGATCGCCTCGGCCGGGCTGGCACCCTCGGGCTGGGTCGCGCACTGGCTCACCGTGGACGTGCTCTACCGGCTGGCCGTCGGGGTCGGCGGCGGACTGCTGATCGGGTGGCTGCTGGGCAAGCTGTTCTTCCGGGCGCCGTCGGAGACGCTGCGGCTGGCCCGGCACGCCGAGGGTTTCCTGGTGCTGGCCGCCACCTTCCTGGCGTACGGGCTGGTCGAGGTGGCCGGCGGGTACGGCTTCCTGGCCGTGTTCGTGGCCGCGCGGGCGATCCGCTCGGCCGAGCGGTCGCACGAGTTCCACCAGGTGCTGCACGACTTCGCCGAACAGGTGGAACGGCTGCTCACGGTGCTGTTGCTGCTGCTGTTCGGCGGCGCGGTGGTGGGTGGGTTGCTGGCGCCGATCACCTGGCCGGCCGCGGCCGTCGGGCTGGCCCTGGTGCTGGTGGTCCGGCCGGTCGCCGCGTGGCTGTCGCTGCGCGGCACACCGGGCCGGCCGGCCGAGCACTGGGTGATCGCGCTGTTCGGCATCCGCGGTGTCGGTTCGTTCTACTACCTCGCGTACGCCATGTCCCACGTCCGCTTCCCGCAGGCGGACCTGCTGTGGGCCACCGTGGGCCTGGTGGTGGTGGTCTCGGTGGTCGGGCACGGGGTGGCGGCCACGCCGGTGATGCGCTGGCTGGACCGTCGGGGCGAGCGATCGACGCCCGCGGCAGCGGGCCGGGAGCCGGCGGAATCCGCCGCCTGA
- a CDS encoding MarR family winged helix-turn-helix transcriptional regulator, whose protein sequence is MTDGLDPVALTCWRAYIESSQLLLTRLEEDLRATSELSFADYHVLVLLSEAPHQRLRMGELASRLVFSPSRLTYQISTMQRRGLVARQACPADRRGQEAVLTAAGLLALREAAPGHLAAVREHLMDDLDDAEIACLTRVFQRLGARLRGRDDAATTATPTQRNQ, encoded by the coding sequence ATGACGGACGGTCTCGACCCGGTGGCGCTGACCTGCTGGCGGGCGTACATCGAGTCCAGCCAACTGCTGCTCACCCGGCTGGAGGAGGATCTGCGCGCGACAAGCGAGCTGAGCTTCGCCGACTACCACGTGCTGGTGCTGCTCTCCGAGGCGCCACATCAGCGACTCCGGATGGGCGAGCTGGCCAGCCGGCTGGTCTTCTCGCCGAGCCGGCTGACGTACCAGATCTCCACCATGCAGCGGCGCGGCCTGGTGGCCCGGCAGGCCTGCCCGGCCGACCGGCGCGGCCAGGAGGCGGTGCTCACCGCCGCCGGGTTGCTCGCGCTGCGCGAGGCCGCGCCCGGTCATCTGGCCGCGGTCCGCGAGCACCTGATGGACGACCTCGACGACGCCGAGATCGCCTGCCTCACCCGGGTCTTCCAGCGGCTCGGCGCCCGACTGCGCGGCCGCGACGACGCCGCCACCACCGCCACCCCGACCCAGCGCAACCAGTAA
- a CDS encoding pirin family protein, translated as MPAITVDDVLVLPRLPRLDPATTTYRPVRRVVTAPSGYEGEGFPVRRAFAGVPMSELDPFIHLDQMGEVDYAPGEPKGTAWHPHRGFETVTYIIDGIFDHQDSNGGGGTITNGDTQWMTAGRGLLHIEAPPEHLVTSGGLFHGLQLWVNLPRAAKMNPPRYQDIRGREVALLSTPDGGALLRVIAGEVAGHQGPGSTHTPITISHVTVQPGAEVDLPWRPDFNALVYVLAGRGTVGTDRRPVRTGQLAVYGPGDAIRFAADAQQDAHTPALELYVMGGQPIREPVAHYGPFVMNTRAELIQAFEDYQAGRLGVVPAERLPHTDGSTARP; from the coding sequence ATGCCTGCCATCACCGTCGACGACGTTCTGGTCCTGCCCCGGCTGCCCCGGCTGGACCCGGCCACCACGACCTACCGTCCGGTCCGTCGGGTGGTCACCGCCCCCAGCGGGTACGAGGGCGAGGGCTTCCCGGTCCGGCGCGCCTTCGCGGGCGTGCCGATGAGTGAGCTGGACCCGTTCATCCACCTGGACCAGATGGGCGAGGTGGACTACGCGCCGGGCGAGCCGAAGGGCACGGCCTGGCATCCGCACCGCGGCTTCGAGACCGTCACGTACATCATCGACGGCATCTTCGACCACCAGGACTCCAACGGCGGTGGCGGCACGATCACCAACGGCGACACCCAGTGGATGACGGCAGGCCGTGGCCTGCTGCACATCGAGGCGCCGCCGGAGCATCTGGTGACCAGCGGCGGCCTGTTCCACGGCCTCCAACTGTGGGTGAACCTGCCCCGGGCGGCCAAGATGAACCCGCCGCGCTACCAGGACATCCGCGGCCGGGAGGTGGCCCTGCTCAGCACCCCCGACGGCGGCGCGCTGCTGCGCGTGATCGCCGGCGAGGTCGCCGGGCACCAGGGACCGGGCAGCACGCACACCCCGATCACGATCAGCCACGTGACGGTGCAGCCCGGCGCCGAGGTGGACCTGCCGTGGCGGCCGGACTTCAACGCCCTGGTCTACGTGCTGGCCGGGCGGGGCACCGTGGGCACCGACCGCCGTCCGGTGCGCACCGGCCAGCTCGCGGTTTACGGTCCGGGCGACGCCATCCGGTTCGCCGCGGACGCCCAGCAGGACGCCCACACCCCCGCCCTGGAGCTGTACGTGATGGGCGGCCAGCCGATCCGGGAGCCGGTGGCGCACTACGGGCCGTTCGTGATGAACACCCGCGCCGAGCTGATCCAGGCGTTCGAGGACTACCAGGCCGGCCGGCTCGGCGTGGTCCCCGCCGAGCGGCTGCCGCACACCGACGGCAGCACCGCGCGGCCCTGA
- a CDS encoding HAD family hydrolase translates to MPANRPAGVLFDVDGTLVDTTYLHTVSWWQAFRQQGHDVPMARIHRAIGMGSDQLLDHLLTDERDRDADQKLVTAHSTLFATYWQRLRPLPAATDLVRACAAGGLRVVLASSAAEPELAALRAVLGVDDVVHAITSSADARASKPAPDIVATALERAGLDPDRALFVGDSVWDVVAAAKLDVGCIGLTCGGTSREELAGAGAIAVYEDPADLLAAFGESPLSGLA, encoded by the coding sequence ATGCCCGCCAACCGCCCCGCCGGGGTGCTCTTCGACGTCGACGGCACCCTCGTCGACACCACGTACCTGCACACGGTCTCCTGGTGGCAGGCGTTCCGTCAGCAGGGCCACGACGTCCCGATGGCCCGCATCCACCGGGCCATCGGGATGGGTTCGGACCAGTTGCTGGACCATCTGCTGACCGACGAGCGGGACCGGGACGCGGATCAGAAACTGGTCACGGCGCACAGCACGCTGTTCGCGACGTACTGGCAACGGCTGCGGCCGCTGCCCGCGGCCACCGACCTGGTCCGCGCCTGCGCGGCCGGTGGGCTGCGGGTGGTGCTGGCCAGTTCGGCGGCCGAGCCGGAGTTGGCCGCGCTGCGGGCCGTGCTCGGGGTCGACGACGTGGTGCACGCGATCACCTCGTCGGCCGACGCGCGGGCCAGCAAGCCCGCGCCGGACATCGTGGCCACCGCGCTGGAGCGGGCCGGGCTGGATCCGGACCGGGCGCTGTTCGTGGGCGACTCGGTCTGGGACGTGGTGGCCGCCGCCAAGCTCGACGTCGGCTGCATCGGTCTGACCTGCGGCGGCACCAGCCGGGAGGAGTTGGCCGGCGCCGGGGCGATCGCCGTGTACGAGGACCCGGCCGACCTGCTGGCCGCGTTCGGCGAGTCGCCGCTGAGCGGCCTCGCCTGA
- a CDS encoding cellulose binding domain-containing protein: protein MFRTLGAVLAAATLPLSVWAAAAVPAGANGPAGANGPAGANGPAGTAVPAGAAAVPAATPTVILTCPPALPISGQVTATTATSLTVSYSMLLTPPCGYDPPITVTLFTSQEDAVQWRNPVAEAVSGPERYGSVTIDGLTPDTAYWFRFGTLAGQQDPYLIGGPARTAASTGCAATATIDSAWTGGFVATVTVRNIGDRPLPGWRVGWRWSGDERIQTVWGGVPAGAGSDVVVSDAGYNGAVPPGGSTTFGLLAAGTAPSGISPTCG, encoded by the coding sequence ATGTTCCGGACCCTCGGCGCGGTGCTGGCCGCCGCGACGCTGCCGCTGTCCGTCTGGGCCGCAGCGGCCGTCCCCGCCGGTGCGAACGGTCCCGCCGGTGCGAACGGTCCCGCCGGTGCGAACGGTCCCGCCGGGACGGCCGTCCCCGCCGGCGCGGCGGCCGTCCCGGCGGCCACCCCGACGGTGATCCTCACCTGCCCGCCGGCGCTGCCGATCAGCGGCCAGGTGACGGCGACGACCGCCACCAGCCTGACCGTCAGCTACTCGATGCTGCTCACGCCGCCCTGCGGCTACGACCCGCCGATCACGGTCACCCTCTTCACCAGCCAGGAGGACGCCGTGCAGTGGCGGAATCCGGTGGCCGAGGCCGTGTCCGGGCCGGAGCGCTACGGCAGCGTGACCATCGACGGCCTGACCCCGGACACCGCGTACTGGTTCCGGTTCGGCACCCTGGCCGGGCAGCAGGACCCGTACCTGATCGGCGGCCCGGCCCGGACCGCGGCGTCCACCGGCTGCGCCGCGACGGCCACCATCGACTCCGCATGGACCGGGGGATTCGTGGCCACCGTCACCGTGCGCAACATCGGCGACCGGCCGTTGCCGGGGTGGCGGGTCGGCTGGCGATGGTCCGGCGACGAGCGGATCCAGACGGTCTGGGGCGGGGTGCCGGCGGGCGCCGGCAGCGACGTCGTGGTCAGCGACGCGGGGTACAACGGCGCCGTGCCACCCGGCGGCTCGACCACGTTCGGCCTGCTCGCGGCCGGCACGGCGCCGTCCGGCATCTCGCCGACCTGCGGGTGA
- a CDS encoding alpha/beta fold hydrolase — translation MTTFAGSDGTPLYYEDRDHDGVDSGVPPVVALAGGAALHPDYLGDLAGLGDRRRLVVPHLRGVGRSPLPDDVKRASFWRQAEDLDLLRAELGLDRLLVLGHSAGTRLAISYAIRFPGRVAGLVLVTPPVSYPPIGRLVDQPADTAALLLRRQGEPAMDAAVAAAAAGPETWDDAGFNAWQQRVAPLGYAAWGERERAHAAATHYSFAANRAYFSMPAPADLVARLGAVTAPVLVVAGGADCAAGVAPVAALARLFPAGRAEVIDGSGHFPWVERPAAFRRAVDGFLDALP, via the coding sequence ATGACCACCTTCGCCGGGTCCGACGGAACGCCGCTGTACTACGAGGACCGCGATCACGACGGGGTCGATTCCGGCGTACCGCCGGTCGTCGCCCTGGCCGGTGGGGCGGCGCTGCACCCCGACTACCTCGGTGACCTGGCCGGGCTGGGTGACCGGCGGCGGCTGGTGGTGCCGCACCTGCGGGGCGTGGGCCGCTCCCCGCTGCCGGACGACGTGAAGCGGGCCTCGTTCTGGCGCCAGGCCGAGGACCTCGACCTGCTGCGGGCCGAACTCGGCCTGGACCGGCTGCTGGTGCTGGGGCATTCGGCCGGCACCCGGCTGGCGATCAGCTACGCGATCCGCTTTCCGGGCCGGGTGGCCGGCCTGGTGCTGGTCACTCCGCCGGTCAGCTATCCGCCGATCGGCCGCCTGGTGGACCAGCCCGCCGACACGGCGGCCCTGCTGCTGCGGCGGCAGGGCGAGCCGGCCATGGACGCCGCGGTCGCCGCCGCGGCGGCGGGACCCGAGACGTGGGACGACGCCGGGTTCAACGCCTGGCAGCAGCGGGTCGCCCCGCTCGGCTACGCCGCCTGGGGCGAGCGGGAGCGGGCACACGCCGCGGCCACGCACTACAGCTTCGCGGCGAACCGGGCGTACTTCAGCATGCCGGCGCCGGCGGACCTGGTCGCCCGGCTCGGCGCCGTCACCGCCCCGGTGCTGGTGGTGGCCGGCGGCGCCGACTGCGCCGCGGGTGTCGCCCCGGTGGCCGCGCTGGCCCGGCTGTTTCCGGCGGGCCGGGCCGAGGTGATCGACGGCAGCGGCCACTTCCCGTGGGTGGAGCGGCCGGCGGCGTTCCGGCGGGCGGTCGACGGCTTCCTCGACGCGCTGCCCTGA